The following are encoded in a window of Dictyostelium discoideum AX4 chromosome 6 chromosome, whole genome shotgun sequence genomic DNA:
- the fdfT gene encoding farnesyl-diphosphate farnesyltransferase, whose protein sequence is MQYMKSLAHPDEFLSLLKIGYTESFKPKSQLKENLGNKEWCYELLNKTSRSFAFVINELEPSLKDAICIFYLVLRGLDTIEDDTTVELNTKLPVLTSFSEGLYQPGYKVFGYGMNNDEKNLVENFDKVVDVFLGLGDGYCTIIHDITRRMANGMSEFLQKSVVTLPEWDLYCHYVAGLVGIGLSKIFHASGLESEWFATADDESNQMGLFLQKTNIIRDYLEDINEKRIFWPRDVWARYTLHLENFKEAKYQIPALHCLNDLITNALSHALIALDYMSRLKNPQVINFCAIPQVMAIGTLNACYNNYNVFTGVVKIRKGQRALIVDAIQSKGLTATYELFFKFANEMRHKVPPNDPSAKKTIQHLESIEKLCIEKLGYRPSGFNDFISYDWMAVTSLAVSSAFLIARHGPNFFSKL, encoded by the exons atgcaatATATGAAATCACTTGCTCATCCAGATGAATTCCTTTCTTTATTAAAGATTGGTTACACTGAATCATTTAAGCCAAAAtcacaattaaaagaaaatttaggTAATAAAGAATGGTGTTacgaattattaaataaaacatcAAGAAGTTTTGCTTTtgtaattaatgaattagaACCAAGTTTAAAGGATGCt atttgtattttttatttagtatTAAGAGGATTAGATACAATTGAAGATGATACAACAGTTGAACTTAATACAAAATTACCAGTATTAACATCATTTTCAGAAGGATTATATCAACCAGGTTATAAGGTATTTGGATATGGTAtgaataatgatgaaaagaaTTTAGTAGAGAATTTCGATAAGGTGGTTGATGTATTTTTGGGATTGGGTGATGGATATTGTACTATCATTCATGATATTACACGTCGTATGGCAAATGGTATGTCAGAGTTTCTCCAAAAGTCTGTTGTAACATTACCAGAATGGGATCTCTATTGTCACTATGTCGCAGGTCTTGTTGGCATTGGTCTTAGCAAGATCTTTCATGCTAGTGGTTTAGAGAGTGAATGGTTCGCAACAGCAGATGATGAATCCAACCAAATGGGTTTATTCTTACAAAAAACTAATATCATTCGTGACTATTTGGAAGACATTAACGAAAAGAGAATCTTTTGGCCACGTGATGTTTGGGCTCGTTACACATTACATTTGGAGAATTTCAAAGAGGCCAAATACCAAATTCCAGCACTCCACTGTCTCAATGATTTAATCACCAATGCTCTTTCACATGCTCTTATCGCTTTGGACTACATGAGTCGTTTAAAGAATCCACAAGTTATCAATTTCTGTGCTATCCCACAAGTTATGGCCATTGGTACTTTGAATGCTTGTTATAACAATTACAACGTCTTCACTGGTGTAGTCAAAATTCGTAAGGGTCAAAGAGCATTGATCGTCGATGCTATTCAATCCAAGGGTCTCACTGCTACCTATGAGCTCTTCTTTAAGTTTGCCAATGAAATGCGTCATAAAGTTCCACCAAATGATCCATCTGCAAAGAAAACCATTCAACATCtcgaatcaattgaaaaactcTGCATAGAGAAATTAGGTTATAGACCTTCTGGTTTCAATGATTTCATCTCTTATGATTGGATGGCTGTTACTTCTTTAGCTGTTTCTTCTGCTTTCTTAATTGCTCGTCATggtccaaactttttttcgaaattataa